In one Streptomyces venezuelae genomic region, the following are encoded:
- a CDS encoding 1-aminocyclopropane-1-carboxylate deaminase/D-cysteine desulfhydrase codes for MHHTPPGPHPRLPSPLQRVEDDRFGRHGVELALKRDDLIHPDLPGNKYRKLVLNLRSAADTGHDTLLTFGGAYSNHLRATAAAGRLLGLATVGVVRGDELAGRPLNPSLARCAADGMRLHFVDRSTYRKKAEPATLAALLRETGCRDAYVIPEGGSNPLAVRGCTALGEELREHTDVAAVACGTGGTLAGLAAGVGPDRRALGIPVLRGGFLGEDIAALQRRTFGEPTANWRLDERFHWGGYARTPPGLLAFAEDFEHRHGDATGLSVERLYVAKLLYALTVLSEEGAFRPGTRLTAVITGAPEPSE; via the coding sequence GTGCACCACACCCCGCCCGGCCCGCACCCCCGGCTGCCGTCGCCGCTGCAACGCGTGGAGGACGACCGCTTCGGACGCCACGGCGTGGAGCTCGCGCTCAAACGGGACGACCTGATCCACCCGGACCTGCCGGGCAACAAGTACCGCAAGCTCGTCCTGAACCTGCGGTCTGCCGCCGACACGGGCCACGACACCCTGCTCACGTTCGGCGGCGCCTACTCCAACCACCTGCGCGCCACCGCCGCGGCGGGCCGCCTCCTCGGCCTCGCCACGGTCGGCGTCGTCCGCGGCGACGAGCTCGCAGGGCGCCCGCTGAACCCGTCCCTGGCCCGCTGCGCGGCCGACGGGATGCGGCTGCACTTCGTGGACCGGTCGACGTACCGGAAGAAGGCGGAACCCGCGACGCTGGCCGCGCTCCTGCGCGAGACGGGCTGCCGGGACGCGTACGTGATCCCGGAGGGCGGCAGCAATCCCCTTGCCGTGCGGGGCTGCACGGCGCTCGGCGAGGAGCTGCGCGAGCACACCGACGTGGCGGCCGTGGCGTGCGGCACCGGCGGCACCCTGGCGGGTCTCGCCGCGGGGGTCGGACCCGACCGGCGGGCCCTCGGCATACCGGTCCTCAGAGGCGGCTTCCTGGGCGAGGACATAGCCGCCCTGCAACGGCGGACGTTCGGCGAACCGACCGCCAACTGGCGCCTGGACGAACGCTTCCACTGGGGCGGCTACGCCCGCACCCCGCCCGGACTCCTCGCCTTCGCCGAGGACTTCGAGCACCGGCACGGGGACGCGACCGGCCTCTCGGTGGAGCGCCTCTACGTCGCCAAGTTGCTGTACGCCCTGACCGTCCTCTCGGAAGAGGGCGCTTTCCGGCCCGGGACCCGCCTCACCGCGGTCATCACCGGCGCGCCCGAGCCCTCCGAGTAG
- a CDS encoding UBP-type zinc finger domain-containing protein, whose translation MNECPHVAALPHPEPAPMSETCLECQAAGSHPVQLRLCLQCGHVGCCDSSPFQHATAHFKETSHPVMRTFEPGESWRWCFVDGSIV comes from the coding sequence ATGAACGAGTGCCCGCACGTCGCAGCGCTGCCGCACCCCGAGCCCGCCCCGATGAGCGAGACGTGTCTCGAATGCCAGGCGGCCGGCAGCCATCCTGTCCAGTTGCGGCTGTGCCTGCAGTGCGGGCACGTGGGCTGCTGCGACTCCTCGCCCTTCCAGCACGCGACGGCGCACTTCAAGGAGACCTCACACCCTGTGATGAGGACCTTCGAGCCGGGGGAGAGCTGGCGCTGGTGCTTCGTGGACGGTTCGATCGTCTGA
- a CDS encoding WhiB family transcriptional regulator, with amino-acid sequence MDWRHNAVCREEDPELFFPIGNTGPALLQIEEAKAVCRRCPVMEQCLQWALESGQDSGVWGGLSEDERRAMKRRAARNRARQASA; translated from the coding sequence ATGGACTGGCGTCACAACGCCGTTTGCCGCGAGGAAGACCCCGAGCTCTTCTTCCCCATCGGCAACACCGGTCCTGCGCTGCTGCAGATCGAGGAAGCCAAGGCCGTCTGCCGCCGCTGCCCCGTCATGGAGCAGTGCCTGCAGTGGGCGCTCGAGTCCGGCCAGGACTCCGGCGTCTGGGGTGGCCTCAGCGAGGACGAGCGCCGCGCAATGAAGCGCCGCGCCGCTCGCAACCGTGCACGCCAGGCCAGCGCCTGA
- a CDS encoding diacylglycerol/lipid kinase family protein: MRALLVVNPAATTTSARTRDVLVHALASEMKLDAVTTEYRGHARDLGRQAAESKDIELVVALGGDGTVNEVVNGLLHHGPDPDRLPRLAVVPGGSTNVFARALGLPNDAVEATGALLDALREGSERTVGLGIAGGTPGTEDEAVPSRWFTFCAGLGFDGGVVGRVEQQRELGRRSTHALYVRQVLRQFIDEPHRRHGMITLERPGEDPVTDLVMSIVCNTSPYSYLGNRPLYASPQASFDTALDVLGLKKLSTAAVARYGTQLLTSTPERGPHGKHAVTLHDLTDFTLHSKVPLPLQMDGDHLGLRTSVTFTGVRRALRVIV; encoded by the coding sequence ATGCGTGCACTTCTCGTGGTCAACCCGGCGGCAACCACCACCAGTGCGCGTACGCGTGATGTGCTGGTCCACGCGCTGGCGAGCGAGATGAAGCTCGACGCGGTCACCACCGAGTACCGCGGGCACGCCAGGGACCTCGGCCGGCAGGCCGCGGAGAGCAAGGACATCGAGCTGGTCGTCGCCCTCGGCGGCGACGGCACCGTCAACGAGGTCGTCAACGGTCTGCTGCACCACGGCCCCGATCCGGACCGCCTGCCCCGCCTTGCCGTCGTGCCCGGCGGCTCCACCAACGTCTTCGCGCGCGCCCTCGGGCTGCCCAACGACGCCGTGGAGGCCACCGGCGCCCTTCTGGACGCCTTGCGCGAGGGCAGTGAGCGCACGGTGGGTCTCGGGATCGCGGGCGGCACACCGGGCACCGAGGACGAGGCGGTGCCCTCGCGCTGGTTCACGTTCTGCGCGGGGCTCGGCTTCGACGGCGGCGTGGTGGGCAGGGTCGAACAGCAGCGCGAGCTCGGCCGGCGCTCGACCCATGCGCTCTACGTGCGTCAGGTGCTGCGCCAGTTCATCGACGAGCCCCACCGCAGGCACGGGATGATCACGCTGGAGCGGCCCGGCGAGGACCCGGTGACGGACCTGGTGATGTCGATAGTCTGCAACACCTCTCCGTACTCCTACCTGGGCAATCGCCCTCTGTACGCATCCCCGCAGGCGTCCTTCGACACGGCTTTGGACGTACTGGGTCTGAAGAAGCTCTCCACGGCCGCAGTGGCCCGGTACGGCACTCAGCTTCTGACGTCGACGCCGGAGCGGGGACCGCACGGTAAGCACGCGGTTACGCTCCACGACCTCACAGACTTCACCTTGCATTCAAAGGTTCCTCTGCCCCTTCAGATGGACGGTGACCACTTGGGGCTCCGGACGAGCGTGACGTTCACAGGCGTACGCCGTGCACTGCGTGTGATTGTGTGA
- a CDS encoding Na+/H+ antiporter has product MDALPLVALIAASAVVAGAARRTPVPAPLLLVAVGLAASYLPGVPDYHLDPHIVLPLILPPLLHTAALESSYLDLRANIRPVALLSVGYVLFATVAVGWLAYLLIPDLPLTAALVLGAVIAPPDAVAATAIARRVGLPSRITTILQGESLVNDATAITAYKVAVAAAIGEGMSWVGGVQEFLVAAVGGVGVGLLLMVPIHWLRTHLKEAMLQNTLSLLIPFVAYAAAEQVHASGVLAVVVVALYLGHRSWQVDFETRLQEAAVWKVVAFILESAVFALIGLQLPVVLKGLGEYSVGQAVWYAVGVFVFVVVARFVWSYPATYLPRGLSARIKEREDDMDWRRPLIVSWAGMRGVVSLAIAFSIPLVTDDGEPFPARNLVLFLTFTTVIGTLVVQGLSLPWLIRVLKLPGRDAQAQTLAEAQAQNAASQAAEARVEELMRDERNSLPRPLQDRLRTVLERRRNSVWERLGQANPVTGESADDTYRRLAREAIAAEREVFVKMRDERRIDDEMMRTLLRKLDLEEAAAHREIED; this is encoded by the coding sequence ATGGACGCATTGCCACTGGTGGCATTGATCGCGGCGAGCGCGGTGGTGGCCGGGGCGGCGCGCAGGACACCGGTGCCCGCGCCGCTGCTCCTGGTCGCCGTGGGGCTCGCCGCCTCGTACCTGCCGGGCGTGCCCGACTACCACCTCGACCCGCACATCGTGCTGCCGCTGATCCTGCCCCCGCTGCTGCACACCGCCGCCCTGGAGAGCTCCTACCTGGACCTGCGGGCCAACATCAGGCCCGTCGCGCTCCTCTCGGTCGGTTACGTCCTGTTCGCCACGGTCGCCGTCGGATGGCTCGCTTATCTGCTCATCCCGGACCTGCCGCTGACCGCCGCGCTCGTCCTCGGCGCCGTGATCGCGCCCCCCGACGCGGTCGCCGCCACGGCCATCGCGCGCAGGGTGGGCCTCCCGTCGAGGATCACCACGATCCTCCAGGGCGAGTCCCTGGTGAACGACGCGACCGCGATCACCGCCTACAAGGTGGCCGTCGCGGCGGCGATCGGCGAGGGCATGAGCTGGGTCGGCGGTGTCCAGGAGTTCCTGGTCGCCGCGGTGGGCGGCGTCGGCGTCGGGCTGCTCCTCATGGTGCCGATCCACTGGCTGCGCACCCACCTCAAGGAGGCGATGCTGCAGAACACGCTGTCGCTGCTCATCCCCTTCGTGGCGTACGCCGCCGCGGAACAGGTGCACGCCTCCGGAGTGCTCGCCGTGGTCGTCGTCGCGCTCTACCTGGGGCACCGGTCCTGGCAGGTCGACTTCGAGACGCGGCTGCAGGAGGCCGCGGTGTGGAAGGTCGTCGCGTTCATCCTGGAGTCGGCGGTCTTCGCGCTGATCGGTTTGCAGCTGCCCGTCGTGCTGAAGGGGCTCGGCGAGTACAGCGTGGGGCAGGCCGTCTGGTACGCGGTCGGGGTCTTCGTCTTCGTCGTGGTGGCGCGCTTCGTGTGGTCGTATCCGGCGACGTACCTGCCGCGCGGGCTCTCGGCGCGGATCAAGGAGCGCGAGGACGACATGGACTGGCGCAGGCCGCTGATCGTCAGCTGGGCCGGCATGCGGGGCGTGGTCTCGCTCGCCATCGCGTTCTCGATCCCGCTCGTGACGGACGACGGCGAGCCGTTCCCCGCGCGCAATCTTGTCCTGTTTCTGACGTTCACCACGGTGATCGGAACGCTCGTCGTGCAGGGACTCTCGCTGCCGTGGCTGATCCGCGTCCTGAAACTGCCGGGCAGGGACGCGCAGGCGCAGACGCTCGCGGAGGCGCAGGCGCAGAACGCCGCCTCGCAGGCCGCGGAGGCCCGGGTGGAGGAACTCATGCGGGACGAGCGCAACAGCCTCCCACGGCCCCTCCAGGACCGTCTGCGCACCGTTCTGGAGCGCCGCCGCAACTCCGTGTGGGAGCGGCTCGGCCAGGCGAACCCGGTGACGGGGGAGTCGGCGGACGACACCTACCGGCGCCTCGCGCGGGAGGCGATCGCCGCGGAGCGCGAGGTGTTCGTGAAGATGCGGGACGAGCGGCGCATCGACGACGAGATGATGCGGACGCTGCTGCGCAAGCTCGACCTGGAAGAGGCGGCCGCGCACCGGGAGATCGAGGACTGA
- a CDS encoding sensor histidine kinase codes for MNDLVRQHTALGDSDLEWLHLLVSEWQLLSDLSFADLVLWVPTLDGTRYVSVAQMRPNTGPTSYQDDMVGHLVPRGRRPLLDAALDEGRIVREGDPEWREEVPVRVESIPVRREGRVLGVIARNTNLLTVRTPSRLELTYLQSASDLAQMIAAGSFPFPGQQVDMDASPRVGDGLLRLDADGVVQYASPNALSAYHRLGLASDLVGHHLGTATAELAPSRGPVDEALAKVASGWAPREFEIEGGDGVIQLRAIPLKPKGPRIGSLVLLRDVTELRRRERELITKDATIREIHHRVKNNLQTVAALLRLQARRIDSAKGREALEEAVRRVGSIAIVHETLSQNLDERVEFDEIADRVLAMVAEISPGKVTGRRTGRFGILDAEVATPLSMVLTEILQNALEHGFREGDTGTVEVSAVRGGTTKDARLLITVQDDGVGLPEDFDPHRSGNLGLQIVRTLVEGELGGTFDMVRAPERGTQVLLDIPVRGDK; via the coding sequence ATGAACGACCTCGTACGCCAGCACACCGCTCTCGGTGACTCCGATCTCGAGTGGCTGCACCTGCTGGTCTCGGAGTGGCAACTGCTCTCCGACCTCTCCTTCGCCGATCTGGTCCTCTGGGTCCCCACGCTCGACGGCACCCGCTATGTGTCCGTGGCGCAGATGCGGCCCAACACCGGGCCCACCTCCTACCAGGACGACATGGTCGGCCACCTCGTCCCACGCGGCCGCCGGCCCCTCCTGGACGCCGCCCTGGACGAGGGGCGCATCGTGCGCGAGGGCGACCCGGAGTGGCGCGAAGAGGTGCCGGTGCGCGTCGAGTCCATCCCCGTACGCAGGGAGGGGCGCGTCCTCGGCGTCATCGCCCGCAACACCAACCTGCTGACGGTCCGCACGCCGTCCCGGCTCGAGCTGACCTACCTCCAGTCGGCGTCCGACCTCGCGCAGATGATCGCGGCGGGGTCGTTCCCGTTCCCGGGGCAGCAGGTCGACATGGACGCCTCCCCGCGCGTGGGGGACGGTCTGCTGCGGCTCGACGCCGACGGCGTGGTGCAGTACGCGTCGCCGAACGCCCTCTCCGCGTACCACCGCCTCGGTCTGGCCTCCGACCTCGTCGGCCACCACCTGGGCACGGCGACGGCGGAACTCGCCCCGTCCCGCGGTCCGGTGGACGAGGCGCTCGCCAAGGTCGCCAGCGGCTGGGCGCCGCGCGAGTTCGAGATCGAGGGCGGCGACGGCGTGATCCAGCTGCGCGCGATCCCGCTCAAGCCCAAGGGGCCGCGCATCGGTTCGCTGGTCCTCCTCCGCGACGTGACCGAACTCCGCCGCCGGGAGCGGGAGTTGATCACCAAGGACGCGACCATCCGGGAGATCCACCACCGGGTGAAGAACAACCTCCAGACGGTCGCCGCGCTGCTGCGGCTTCAGGCCCGCCGCATCGACTCGGCCAAGGGCCGCGAGGCGCTCGAAGAGGCCGTACGGCGCGTGGGTTCCATCGCCATCGTCCACGAGACGCTCTCCCAGAACCTCGACGAGCGCGTGGAGTTCGACGAGATCGCCGACCGGGTGCTCGCGATGGTCGCCGAGATCTCGCCCGGCAAGGTCACGGGCCGGCGCACCGGCCGCTTCGGAATCCTCGACGCGGAGGTCGCGACGCCGCTGTCGATGGTGCTCACGGAGATCCTGCAGAACGCGCTGGAGCACGGCTTCCGCGAGGGGGACACCGGCACGGTCGAGGTGTCGGCGGTGCGCGGCGGCACCACCAAGGACGCGCGGCTGCTCATCACCGTCCAGGACGACGGGGTCGGTCTGCCCGAGGACTTCGACCCGCACCGCTCCGGAAATCTCGGTCTGCAGATCGTCCGCACCCTGGTCGAGGGGGAGCTGGGCGGCACGTTCGACATGGTCCGGGCGCCGGAGCGCGGCACCCAGGTGCTCCTGGACATCCCGGTCCGCGGCGACAAGTAG
- a CDS encoding anti-sigma regulatory factor, with translation MSQIAGEPGNQDFVEVRLPAAGAYLSVLRTATAGLAARLDFTLDEIEDLRIAVDEACAILLQQAVPGSVLSCVFRLVDDSLEVTVSAPTTDGRAPERDTFAWTVLSALAGQVDSTVAEDNTVSISLYKKRGAGPGPA, from the coding sequence GTGTCCCAGATCGCAGGCGAGCCCGGGAATCAGGACTTCGTGGAGGTCCGCCTTCCGGCTGCGGGTGCCTACCTGTCGGTGCTGCGGACGGCCACGGCCGGTCTGGCAGCGCGCTTGGACTTCACGCTCGACGAGATCGAGGACCTCCGCATCGCGGTCGACGAGGCCTGCGCGATCCTGCTCCAGCAGGCCGTGCCCGGCTCGGTGCTCAGCTGCGTCTTCCGGCTCGTCGACGACTCGTTGGAGGTGACGGTCTCGGCGCCCACGACCGACGGCCGGGCCCCGGAGCGGGACACCTTCGCCTGGACGGTGCTGTCGGCCCTCGCGGGCCAGGTGGACTCGACCGTCGCCGAGGACAACACCGTCTCGATCAGCCTCTACAAGAAGCGCGGCGCGGGACCCGGGCCGGCGTGA
- a CDS encoding RNA polymerase sigma factor SigF produces the protein MRDGDGPVRDEERGTRGRPAGGREGLRRMTTGIPEQQAKPHPEEPDQSGPLRVADVSEQAEPTARDELEQLSGRGGGRRAGNMSEHVRHDPQDRSGARAMFIELRTLDGGSREYAELRNQLVRMHLPLVEHLARRFRNRGEPLDDLTQVATIGLIKSVDRFDPERGVEFSTYATPTVVGEIKRHFRDKGWAVRVPRRLQELRLALTTATAELSQLHGRSPTVHELAEKLAISEEEVLEGLESANAYSTLSLDVPDTDDESPAVADTLGAEDEALEGVEYRESLKPLLEDLPPREKRILLLRFFGNMTQSQIAQEVGISQMHVSRLLARTLAQLREKLLVEE, from the coding sequence GTGAGGGACGGGGACGGGCCGGTGCGGGACGAAGAGCGCGGCACACGAGGCCGGCCCGCCGGCGGCAGGGAGGGGTTGCGCCGTATGACCACCGGAATCCCCGAACAGCAGGCCAAACCGCACCCGGAGGAGCCGGACCAGTCGGGTCCGCTCAGGGTGGCCGATGTGTCGGAGCAGGCAGAGCCGACCGCCAGGGACGAGCTCGAGCAGCTCTCCGGCCGGGGCGGCGGGCGACGGGCGGGAAACATGAGCGAGCACGTTCGGCACGATCCGCAGGACCGCAGCGGCGCACGCGCGATGTTCATCGAGCTGCGCACCCTGGACGGCGGCAGTCGGGAGTACGCGGAGCTGCGCAACCAGCTGGTCCGCATGCACCTGCCGCTCGTCGAGCACCTGGCCCGCCGCTTCCGCAACCGCGGCGAGCCGCTGGACGACCTGACGCAGGTCGCCACGATCGGCCTGATCAAGTCCGTGGACCGCTTCGACCCGGAGCGCGGCGTGGAGTTCTCCACGTACGCGACTCCGACGGTCGTCGGCGAGATCAAGCGGCACTTCCGCGACAAGGGGTGGGCGGTCCGTGTCCCGCGGCGCCTTCAGGAGCTGCGTCTCGCGCTGACGACGGCGACGGCCGAGCTGTCCCAGCTGCACGGCCGCTCCCCCACGGTCCACGAGCTGGCCGAGAAGCTGGCCATCTCCGAGGAGGAGGTCCTGGAGGGCCTGGAGTCCGCGAACGCGTACTCGACGCTGTCCCTGGACGTCCCCGACACGGACGACGAGTCCCCGGCCGTCGCGGACACCCTGGGCGCCGAGGACGAGGCTCTGGAGGGTGTCGAGTACCGCGAGTCCCTCAAGCCGCTCCTGGAGGACCTGCCCCCGCGCGAGAAGCGCATCCTGCTGCTGCGCTTCTTCGGCAACATGACCCAGTCGCAGATCGCGCAGGAGGTCGGCATCTCCCAGATGCACGTCTCCCGTCTGCTCGCGCGCACGCTGGCGCAGCTGCGGGAGAAGCTCCTCGTCGAGGAGTGA
- a CDS encoding bifunctional lysylphosphatidylglycerol flippase/synthetase MprF: protein MTTSAASADPGEREPAAPLAPPGEHGPMRLLRAVGRAFEPVRRAPVTVFVVVALWSVSALTRSLGSGPSGTLLNDVGVGVPALAAGRWWTPLTSILWCPGIGNYIGSTLLLLLLGSAAEQRMGSVRTGVVLFLGQVLGSLLGTGIVKLGALAGEDWLHDLSRNLTATPGIGACAVGAFLSYRLDALWRRRLQLGLIVFPLMLVLYVGHLQGVLRLSAVVVGLGLGALAHGDTHRIRMPHASHGEGRVLVALVVAASAVGPLIATLYKDSFGPFNVLDLYVSGGPSARDIADACVDAGSSDCARVHAQDHFYGSPAMLMGIAIPLLLLVLAEGLRRGLRLSWRISVAAQLVWLGLMAYLLSDIASHPDRYVLEGSDLSDQKAAMIQAVVEQMLLPLLVLVLLLFTRRRFEQGLSRATVTWLAGIVGGSLLLACGTYVGVGYAVRDQYTPDATFPRLVSGLPTQFLPPSYEPFFFRGQAPVPVGGTALALYEYCGMLFWVVTLIALFVAFRRPLLHPDPGAAARARALLAAHGGSTLSYLTTWPGNRYWFSADGRAAVAYRVHSTVALTTGDPFGEESARGDAIEGFAAYCDRHALTPCFYSVTADAKARTDALGWSSVQVAEDTVVPLPELAFTGKKWQDVRTALNKAKKEGITAEWHTFPRAPIALTDQIRSISEEWVADKGLPEMGFTLGGLDELDDPHVRCLVAVDGDRTVHGVTSWMPVYGDSAQPDAREAADGAAARPVGWTLDFMRRRSDGFRGSMEFLIASAALGFKEEGAQFLSLSGAPLARSGTGEPPAALQRLLDHAGRALEPVYGFRSLLNFKAKFQPEYRPMYMCYPDPTALPSITRAIGKAYLPHMKPSEGVRLMRKLTA from the coding sequence ATGACCACCTCCGCGGCCTCCGCCGACCCCGGCGAGCGGGAGCCGGCGGCGCCGCTCGCGCCGCCGGGCGAGCACGGCCCGATGCGCCTGCTGCGCGCCGTCGGCCGGGCGTTCGAGCCGGTCCGCCGCGCACCGGTGACCGTCTTCGTCGTCGTCGCGCTGTGGTCGGTCAGCGCCTTGACCCGCAGCCTCGGCTCGGGCCCGTCCGGCACGCTCCTGAACGACGTCGGCGTGGGCGTGCCCGCGCTCGCCGCCGGCCGCTGGTGGACGCCGCTCACCTCGATCCTGTGGTGCCCGGGGATCGGCAACTACATCGGTTCGACACTGCTGTTGCTGCTTCTCGGCTCGGCGGCCGAGCAGCGCATGGGTTCCGTGCGCACGGGTGTCGTCCTCTTCCTCGGCCAGGTGCTGGGTTCGCTGCTCGGCACCGGCATCGTCAAGCTGGGCGCGCTGGCGGGCGAGGACTGGCTGCACGACCTCTCCCGGAATCTGACGGCGACACCCGGCATCGGCGCGTGTGCCGTCGGCGCCTTCCTGAGCTACCGCCTCGACGCCCTGTGGCGGCGCAGGCTCCAGCTGGGCCTGATCGTGTTCCCACTGATGCTCGTCCTGTACGTAGGACATCTGCAGGGCGTGCTGCGCCTGTCCGCGGTCGTGGTGGGCCTGGGTCTCGGCGCCCTCGCGCACGGGGACACGCACCGCATACGGATGCCGCACGCCTCGCACGGCGAGGGACGGGTCCTGGTGGCCCTGGTGGTGGCCGCCTCCGCCGTCGGCCCGCTCATCGCCACCCTCTACAAGGACTCGTTCGGCCCGTTCAACGTCCTCGACCTGTACGTGTCCGGCGGGCCGAGCGCGCGGGACATCGCGGACGCCTGCGTGGACGCGGGCAGCTCCGACTGCGCCCGCGTCCACGCCCAGGACCACTTCTACGGCTCTCCCGCGATGCTCATGGGGATCGCCATCCCGCTGCTGCTGCTCGTGCTCGCCGAAGGGCTGCGGCGGGGCCTGCGGCTCTCCTGGCGGATCTCGGTGGCCGCGCAGCTGGTGTGGCTCGGGCTCATGGCGTACCTCCTGAGCGACATCGCCTCCCACCCCGACCGGTACGTCCTGGAGGGCAGCGATCTGTCCGACCAGAAGGCGGCGATGATCCAGGCCGTCGTCGAGCAGATGCTGCTCCCGCTGCTCGTCCTGGTGCTGCTCCTGTTCACCCGGAGACGCTTCGAGCAGGGCCTCTCGCGCGCCACCGTGACGTGGCTCGCGGGGATCGTCGGCGGCTCGCTGCTCCTGGCCTGCGGCACGTACGTGGGCGTCGGCTACGCGGTGCGCGACCAGTACACGCCCGACGCGACGTTCCCAAGACTCGTCTCGGGCCTGCCGACGCAGTTCCTGCCGCCGAGTTACGAACCGTTCTTCTTCCGGGGACAGGCCCCCGTCCCGGTCGGCGGCACCGCCCTGGCCCTCTACGAGTACTGCGGCATGCTCTTCTGGGTGGTCACCCTGATCGCCCTCTTCGTGGCGTTCCGGCGTCCCCTGCTGCACCCGGACCCGGGCGCCGCCGCACGCGCGCGTGCCCTGCTCGCCGCGCACGGCGGCTCCACGCTCTCCTATCTGACGACGTGGCCGGGCAATCGCTACTGGTTCTCGGCGGACGGCCGGGCGGCGGTCGCCTACCGGGTGCACTCGACGGTCGCGCTCACCACGGGCGACCCGTTCGGGGAGGAGTCCGCGCGCGGGGACGCGATCGAGGGTTTCGCCGCGTACTGCGACCGGCACGCCCTGACGCCCTGCTTCTACAGCGTGACGGCGGACGCCAAGGCCCGCACGGACGCGCTGGGCTGGAGCTCTGTGCAGGTCGCCGAGGACACCGTGGTGCCGCTGCCGGAGCTGGCCTTCACGGGCAAGAAGTGGCAGGACGTCCGCACCGCCCTGAACAAGGCCAAGAAGGAGGGGATCACGGCGGAGTGGCACACCTTCCCGCGGGCGCCGATCGCGCTCACCGACCAGATCCGTTCGATCTCCGAGGAGTGGGTCGCCGACAAGGGACTCCCCGAGATGGGCTTCACGCTCGGCGGCCTCGACGAGCTCGACGACCCGCACGTGCGCTGCCTCGTCGCGGTCGACGGGGACCGCACCGTGCACGGCGTCACCAGCTGGATGCCGGTCTACGGAGACTCCGCACAGCCGGACGCGCGGGAAGCGGCCGACGGGGCCGCCGCCCGGCCGGTGGGCTGGACCCTGGACTTCATGCGGCGCCGCTCCGACGGGTTCCGCGGCTCCATGGAGTTCCTGATCGCGTCCGCGGCGCTCGGCTTCAAGGAGGAGGGCGCGCAGTTCCTCAGCCTCTCCGGTGCGCCGCTCGCCCGCTCCGGCACCGGCGAGCCGCCCGCCGCGCTGCAACGCCTCCTCGACCACGCGGGCCGCGCTCTGGAGCCCGTCTACGGCTTCCGTTCGCTGCTCAACTTCAAGGCGAAGTTCCAGCCCGAGTACCGGCCCATGTACATGTGCTACCCGGACCCGACGGCCCTCCCCAGCATCACCCGCGCGATCGGCAAGGCCTACCTCCCGCACATGAAGCCGTCGGAGGGAGTACGCCTCATGCGCAAACTCACCGCCTAG
- a CDS encoding N-acetylmuramoyl-L-alanine amidase, translated as MASPMSAGRFLDILRDEGVTVVEVGDWEHHNRNHKGPWGPVHGVVIHHTVTSGSERTVEICRDGSASLPGPLCHGVITKDGRVHLVGYGRANHAGLGDDDVLRAVIAEKRLPPDNEANTDGNRHFYGFECENMGDGEDPWPEEQLEAIEKVSAAICRHHGWTERSVIGHLEWQPGKVDPRGFTMDSMRERIEERLK; from the coding sequence ATGGCCTCACCCATGTCCGCGGGCCGGTTCCTCGACATCCTGCGAGACGAAGGCGTGACCGTCGTCGAAGTCGGCGACTGGGAACATCACAACCGCAACCACAAGGGCCCCTGGGGGCCCGTCCACGGGGTGGTCATCCACCACACCGTGACCTCCGGCAGCGAGCGCACGGTGGAGATCTGTCGCGACGGTTCCGCCTCGCTCCCCGGCCCGCTCTGCCACGGCGTCATCACCAAGGACGGCCGCGTCCACCTCGTCGGGTACGGCCGCGCCAACCACGCGGGCCTCGGCGACGACGACGTGCTCCGCGCGGTCATCGCCGAGAAGCGCCTGCCCCCGGACAACGAGGCGAACACCGACGGCAACCGCCACTTCTACGGCTTCGAGTGCGAGAACATGGGCGACGGCGAGGACCCGTGGCCCGAGGAGCAGCTGGAGGCCATCGAGAAGGTCTCCGCGGCGATCTGCCGCCACCACGGCTGGACGGAGCGTTCGGTCATCGGCCACCTGGAGTGGCAGCCCGGCAAGGTCGACCCGCGCGGCTTCACGATGGACTCGATGCGGGAGCGCATCGAGGAACGCCTCAAGTGA